In Pseudonocardia cypriaca, a single genomic region encodes these proteins:
- a CDS encoding FAD-dependent monooxygenase, with product MAKTRVLISGASVAGPALAHFLQRVGYDVTVVERAPAVRDSGYAVDFRGPAFDVLDEMGILDEVRGLDTGMRGVVLVDGTGAETGRLPAEVFAGELEVPKRELTRILHRITADDVEYVFGDSISTLTPRDSGFAVEFEGGGPREFDLVIGADGLYSKVRQLAFGPHTDTVRHLGMSGAGFSAPNHLGLDRVGVLQQAEGAAVYLFSAGDPDRLTVSLSFATASAALDRRSRGEQEAAVRDAFGRHGWEVPRLLDAMAEADDFYFASAGQVHLDSWSRGRVALVGDAGYCAAPTSGMGTSQALIGARVLAGQLADSGGDHAAAFAAYEARLRPYVTENQAKGREAALVFGGGAMPVS from the coding sequence ATGGCGAAGACGAGGGTGCTGATCTCGGGTGCGAGCGTGGCCGGGCCCGCGCTCGCCCACTTCCTGCAGCGCGTGGGCTACGACGTGACCGTGGTCGAACGCGCGCCCGCCGTGCGCGACAGCGGCTACGCGGTGGACTTCCGTGGCCCGGCGTTCGACGTGCTGGACGAGATGGGCATCCTCGACGAGGTTCGCGGGCTCGACACGGGGATGCGTGGCGTCGTCCTCGTCGACGGAACGGGCGCCGAGACCGGGCGGCTGCCCGCCGAGGTGTTCGCAGGCGAGCTCGAGGTGCCGAAACGGGAGCTGACCCGGATCCTGCATCGGATCACCGCCGACGACGTCGAGTACGTGTTCGGGGACTCGATCAGCACGCTCACCCCGCGCGACTCCGGATTCGCGGTCGAGTTCGAGGGCGGCGGCCCGCGCGAGTTCGACCTGGTGATCGGTGCCGACGGGCTGTACTCCAAGGTCCGGCAGCTGGCCTTCGGTCCACACACCGACACGGTGCGCCACCTGGGCATGTCCGGCGCCGGGTTCAGCGCCCCCAACCACCTCGGCCTCGACCGCGTCGGCGTGTTGCAGCAGGCCGAGGGCGCTGCGGTCTACCTGTTCAGCGCCGGCGACCCGGACCGGCTCACGGTCAGCCTCTCCTTCGCCACCGCGTCGGCAGCCCTCGATCGACGTAGCCGGGGCGAACAGGAAGCGGCGGTCCGGGACGCGTTCGGCCGGCACGGCTGGGAGGTGCCGCGCCTGCTGGACGCGATGGCGGAGGCCGACGACTTCTACTTCGCCTCCGCCGGGCAGGTCCACCTCGACAGCTGGTCGCGCGGCCGGGTGGCGCTGGTCGGCGACGCGGGCTACTGCGCTGCGCCGACCAGCGGTATGGGCACGTCACAGGCGTTGATCGGCGCGCGGGTGCTGGCCGGGCAGCTGGCCGATTCGGGAGGCGACCACGCGGCGGCGTTCGCCGCGTACGAGGCGAGGCTGCGGCCGTACGTCACGGAGAACCAGGCGAAGGGGCGGGAAGCCGCGCTGGTGTTCGGCGGCGGAGCCATGCCGGTCAGCTAG
- a CDS encoding TetR/AcrR family transcriptional regulator produces the protein MGNREDLLAGAKRCLVERGWARTTVRDIAAAAGVNHAAIGYHFGSRDALLTQALVESVDELADELARLPGGGPEQRWQALIDTFTTHRALWVAQLEAVVQAERSAEVREHLARGQRDAREGLGGSVPLALLTGLMLQWLVDPDQAPSSTDAIAELRSLAAEL, from the coding sequence ATGGGAAACCGGGAGGATCTGCTCGCGGGGGCGAAGCGCTGCCTCGTCGAGCGCGGCTGGGCCCGCACGACGGTCCGCGACATCGCCGCGGCCGCAGGGGTCAACCACGCCGCGATCGGCTACCACTTCGGCTCCCGCGACGCGCTGCTCACGCAGGCACTGGTGGAGTCGGTCGACGAGCTCGCCGACGAGCTCGCCCGCCTGCCCGGGGGCGGGCCGGAGCAGCGCTGGCAGGCGCTCATCGACACCTTCACGACGCACCGAGCGCTGTGGGTCGCCCAGCTGGAGGCGGTCGTGCAGGCGGAACGGTCCGCCGAGGTGCGCGAGCACCTCGCGAGGGGTCAGCGCGATGCGCGGGAGGGACTCGGCGGTTCGGTGCCGCTCGCGCTGCTCACCGGCCTGATGCTGCAGTGGCTCGTGGACCCCGATCAGGCGCCGTCGAGCACCGACGCGATCGCCGAGCTGCGCTCGCTCGCCGCAGAGCTGTGA
- a CDS encoding MaoC family dehydratase, which yields MQFGRYFEEFEVGAVYKHWPGKTVTEYDDHLFCLLTMNHHPLHLDAHYAGETTDFGRNVVVGNYIYSLLLGMSVPDVSGKAIANLEVESLKHVKPTFHGDTIYGETEVLDKTESRSKDDRGVVYVETRGYKQDGTVVCTFRRKVMVPKRSYGDARGGEQPARPEPRL from the coding sequence TTGCAGTTCGGCCGGTATTTCGAGGAGTTCGAGGTCGGCGCGGTCTACAAGCACTGGCCGGGCAAAACGGTCACCGAGTACGACGACCACCTCTTCTGCCTCCTCACGATGAACCACCACCCGCTGCACCTGGACGCGCACTACGCGGGCGAGACCACCGACTTCGGGCGCAACGTCGTCGTGGGCAACTACATCTACTCGCTGCTTTTGGGCATGTCGGTGCCGGACGTCTCCGGCAAGGCCATCGCGAACCTCGAGGTCGAGTCGCTCAAGCACGTCAAGCCGACCTTCCACGGCGACACGATCTACGGCGAGACCGAGGTGCTGGACAAGACCGAGTCGCGGTCGAAGGACGACCGCGGCGTGGTGTACGTCGAGACCCGCGGCTACAAGCAGGACGGCACCGTGGTGTGCACGTTCCGGCGCAAGGTGATGGTGCCCAAGCGCTCCTACGGCGATGCCCGCGGCGGGGAGCAGCCGGCGCGGCCCGAGCCGAGGCTCTGA
- the corA gene encoding magnesium/cobalt transporter CorA, with the protein MPPLSALRPAIRAHRQVRRDTVLSTKLRVPISAYVVDCAVYADGKRLPGRFTHERALAEVRERNDAFVWIGLHEPDEEQITGIADIFGLHELAVEDAVHAHQRPKLERYDDMLFMVLKTVCYRGRPEEGAEHEIVETGEVMVFLGPDFVITVRHGDHSSLRDVRRKLEDDPEQLALGPAAVLHAIADHVVDSYLEVTAAIEDDIEEMETQVFAPRSSPDSEQIYVMKREVLELKRAVVPLGAPVRKLTEGYSSLVPHDVRSYFRDVDDHLVTVTERIAGFNELLSTLIDAALAKITLRQNTDMRKISAYVAIISVPTMIAGIYGMNFDYMPELGWTYGYPTVLLVIVVSCLTLFRVFRRNQWL; encoded by the coding sequence GTGCCGCCCCTGTCCGCCCTCCGCCCCGCCATCCGCGCCCACCGCCAGGTGCGCCGGGACACCGTGCTGTCGACCAAGCTGCGCGTTCCGATCTCGGCCTACGTCGTCGACTGCGCGGTGTACGCCGACGGGAAGCGGCTGCCCGGGCGCTTCACGCACGAGCGCGCACTCGCCGAGGTTCGCGAGCGCAACGACGCCTTCGTCTGGATCGGGCTGCACGAGCCGGACGAGGAGCAGATCACCGGCATCGCCGACATCTTCGGGCTGCACGAGCTGGCCGTCGAGGACGCGGTGCACGCCCACCAGCGCCCCAAGCTGGAGCGCTACGACGACATGCTGTTCATGGTGCTCAAGACCGTCTGCTACCGCGGGCGGCCGGAGGAGGGCGCCGAGCACGAGATCGTCGAGACCGGCGAGGTCATGGTGTTCCTCGGCCCCGACTTCGTGATCACGGTCCGCCACGGCGACCACTCCTCGCTGCGCGATGTCCGCCGCAAGCTCGAGGACGACCCGGAGCAGCTCGCGCTCGGCCCCGCCGCGGTGCTGCACGCCATCGCCGACCACGTCGTGGACAGCTACCTCGAGGTCACCGCGGCAATCGAGGACGACATCGAGGAGATGGAGACCCAGGTCTTCGCGCCGCGGTCGAGCCCCGACTCCGAGCAGATCTACGTCATGAAGCGCGAGGTGCTCGAGCTGAAGCGCGCCGTGGTCCCGCTCGGGGCGCCGGTGCGCAAGCTCACGGAGGGCTACAGCTCGCTCGTGCCGCACGACGTGCGGTCGTACTTCCGCGACGTCGACGACCACCTCGTGACCGTCACCGAGCGGATCGCGGGCTTCAACGAGCTGCTCTCGACTCTGATCGACGCTGCGCTCGCCAAGATCACGCTTCGGCAGAACACCGACATGCGCAAGATCTCGGCGTACGTCGCGATCATCTCGGTCCCGACGATGATCGCCGGGATATACGGGATGAACTTCGACTACATGCCCGAGCTCGGCTGGACCTACGGCTATCCGACGGTCCTGCTCGTGATCGTCGTCAGCTGTCTCACCCTGTTCAGGGTGTTCCGCCGCAACCAGTGGCTCTGA
- a CDS encoding DUF5914 domain-containing protein has product MKTGPLRLLRRPAWSDQRPTWADAKPGVIRAALRRALERPTGGWYVLAASREVRPGRAFGRVVAGREIVAWRDEAGAIHAGPGACPHLGAALCDAPVHQGRVVCRWHGLALGADGRPGWRPLPAHDDGVLAWVRLDEPGIDPTDAPILGPRPPADRSVPAVATVIGRCEPQDVVANRLDPWHGAWFHPYSFTALRVLSAPPIDCPPTEDRFLVEVTFTVGKHLGVPVHAEFTCPDARTVTMCIVDGEGTGSVVETHATPLRPGPDGLPRTAVIEAVVAHSDRPGFGHARRVAAALRPLMGAAARRLWRDDIAYAERRYEVRSPR; this is encoded by the coding sequence GTGAAGACCGGTCCGCTCCGCCTGCTCCGGCGTCCGGCGTGGTCCGACCAGCGACCGACGTGGGCCGACGCCAAGCCCGGGGTCATCCGGGCCGCCCTGCGTCGCGCACTGGAGCGCCCGACCGGCGGCTGGTACGTGCTCGCCGCCAGCCGCGAGGTGCGGCCGGGGCGGGCGTTCGGTCGTGTCGTCGCCGGGCGCGAGATCGTGGCGTGGCGGGACGAGGCAGGCGCCATCCACGCCGGCCCTGGCGCGTGCCCCCACCTCGGAGCCGCGTTGTGCGACGCCCCCGTGCACCAGGGCCGGGTCGTGTGCCGGTGGCACGGGCTCGCGCTCGGCGCCGACGGCAGGCCCGGGTGGCGCCCGCTGCCGGCCCACGACGACGGGGTGTTGGCCTGGGTCCGGCTCGACGAGCCGGGCATCGACCCGACCGACGCCCCGATCCTCGGGCCGCGCCCACCTGCCGACCGCAGCGTGCCGGCCGTCGCCACCGTGATCGGCCGCTGCGAGCCGCAGGACGTGGTCGCCAACCGGCTCGACCCGTGGCACGGCGCCTGGTTCCACCCCTACTCGTTCACGGCGCTGCGGGTGCTGAGCGCACCGCCGATCGACTGCCCGCCCACCGAGGACCGCTTTCTCGTCGAGGTGACGTTCACGGTCGGGAAGCATCTGGGCGTACCGGTGCACGCCGAGTTCACCTGCCCCGACGCCCGCACGGTGACCATGTGCATCGTCGACGGCGAGGGCACCGGATCAGTGGTCGAAACCCATGCCACGCCGCTGCGGCCGGGCCCGGACGGCCTGCCCCGCACCGCCGTCATCGAGGCGGTGGTGGCGCACTCCGACCGTCCGGGCTTCGGCCACGCACGGCGCGTCGCCGCGGCGTTGCGCCCCCTGATGGGCGCGGCCGCGCGACGGCTGTGGCGCGACGACATCGCCTACGCCGAGCGCCGCTACGAGGTGCGCTCCCCCCGCTGA
- a CDS encoding EamA family transporter produces the protein MSIVRTTPSSGVSFLVAAGILWGTGGLFGRMLGDATGLSAAAVATYRLAVGGLLLVAYLLVKGAPLPRSRTAWARIAAVGALAALFQVAYFTAVSFTSVSVATLVTIGSSPVLVLIARPRSADRRGLVAVGLALCGLVLLVGVPADGGPSAGAVVAGAAFALVAAAGFTVMSLLGARPVPSLDAMTTTGIGFTVGGALLAPLAVTTSGLAFAPTPTAFGLLLAFGLVPTAVAYTCYFRGLRTAAAGVGVLMALLEPVTSAVLSAVLLGDRLGASGIAGGLLLCGALVLTAGVPRRAAPGQRGERTS, from the coding sequence GTGTCCATCGTTCGCACCACCCCGTCCTCCGGGGTGTCCTTCCTCGTCGCCGCCGGGATCCTCTGGGGGACCGGCGGCCTGTTCGGCCGCATGCTCGGTGATGCCACCGGGCTCTCCGCGGCTGCGGTCGCGACCTACCGGCTGGCCGTCGGCGGCCTGCTCCTCGTCGCGTATCTCCTGGTCAAGGGGGCGCCCCTGCCGCGGTCGAGAACCGCGTGGGCCCGCATCGCCGCCGTCGGAGCGCTGGCGGCCCTGTTCCAGGTCGCGTACTTCACGGCCGTGTCGTTCACCTCGGTGAGCGTGGCCACGCTGGTGACCATCGGATCGTCACCGGTGCTCGTGCTGATCGCGCGGCCGCGCTCCGCCGACCGCCGCGGACTCGTCGCCGTCGGGCTGGCGCTCTGCGGTCTCGTGCTGCTCGTCGGGGTCCCGGCCGACGGTGGCCCGTCGGCGGGGGCGGTGGTGGCAGGCGCCGCGTTCGCCCTGGTCGCGGCGGCGGGGTTCACCGTGATGTCGCTGCTGGGCGCCCGTCCCGTTCCCAGCCTCGACGCCATGACGACCACCGGCATCGGGTTCACGGTCGGCGGCGCGTTGCTGGCTCCGCTCGCCGTGACGACCTCGGGACTCGCCTTCGCCCCCACGCCGACCGCGTTCGGGCTGCTGCTCGCGTTCGGGCTCGTGCCCACCGCCGTGGCCTACACCTGCTACTTCCGCGGGCTGCGCACCGCCGCGGCCGGGGTGGGCGTGCTGATGGCGCTGCTCGAGCCCGTGACGTCGGCGGTGCTGTCGGCCGTGCTGCTCGGCGATCGGCTGGGCGCGTCCGGGATCGCGGGCGGCCTGCTCCTCTGCGGCGCGCTGGTGCTGACGGCCGGTGTCCCCCGGCGGGCGGCGCCGGGTCAGCGGGGGGAGCGCACCTCGTAG
- a CDS encoding TetR/AcrR family transcriptional regulator, which yields MTTARRTQKQRRDQAEAALLHAAAELVVEQGVRSLTLARVSERAGYSRGLVSHHFGSKQALLERLARTTQTGFVPGLADLPPGRERLLRLIDGYIGALGEVGVLNRAFLLLWAEAATASELAPIFRERDEAFRADLREDVAAGTSDGTIHPDAVPEEVAVAIVGQLRGIGLQRLLDPGAADTERLRRSVTEHWRRALAPIQP from the coding sequence GTGACCACCGCCCGCCGCACCCAGAAGCAGCGCCGTGACCAGGCCGAGGCCGCGTTGCTCCACGCCGCCGCCGAACTGGTCGTGGAACAGGGCGTGCGCTCGCTGACGCTGGCCCGCGTCAGCGAGCGGGCCGGATACAGCCGGGGGCTCGTGAGCCACCACTTCGGGTCCAAGCAGGCGCTCCTGGAACGCCTCGCGCGTACGACCCAGACCGGGTTCGTGCCCGGGCTGGCCGATCTGCCACCCGGTCGGGAACGGCTCCTGCGGCTGATCGACGGGTACATCGGGGCGCTCGGCGAGGTGGGCGTGCTGAACCGGGCGTTCCTCCTGCTGTGGGCGGAGGCCGCGACCGCGTCGGAGCTCGCCCCGATCTTCCGCGAGCGGGACGAGGCGTTCCGCGCCGACCTGCGCGAGGACGTCGCAGCCGGAACGAGCGACGGCACCATCCACCCCGATGCCGTGCCCGAGGAGGTCGCCGTCGCGATCGTCGGGCAGCTCCGCGGGATCGGGCTGCAACGGCTGCTCGATCCGGGGGCCGCCGACACCGAACGGTTGCGGCGGTCGGTCACCGAGCACTGGCGGCGGGCGCTCGCCCCGATTCAGCCCTGA
- a CDS encoding DUF1330 domain-containing protein has protein sequence MIEVDERAVDAMLAEDPGGPVVMLNLLRFRPDGGRDSYRRYAEALGPAINARYGVQVEYLGDAGRALVAEDGQAWDMVLLVRYPSRQAFADMLRDPEYRTASRLRSEALVESVLQPTVPLSGLV, from the coding sequence ATGATCGAAGTGGATGAGCGCGCCGTGGATGCCATGCTGGCCGAGGACCCGGGTGGTCCCGTCGTGATGCTGAACCTGCTGCGGTTCCGCCCGGACGGCGGCCGGGACAGCTACCGGCGCTACGCCGAGGCGCTCGGCCCGGCGATCAACGCCCGGTACGGGGTGCAGGTGGAGTACCTGGGTGACGCGGGGCGCGCGCTGGTGGCCGAGGACGGGCAGGCCTGGGACATGGTCCTGCTGGTCCGCTACCCGAGCCGCCAGGCGTTCGCCGACATGCTGCGCGACCCCGAGTACCGCACGGCGTCCCGGTTGCGCAGCGAGGCGCTGGTGGAGTCGGTCCTGCAGCCGACGGTGCCGCTGAGCGGCCTGGTCTGA
- a CDS encoding class I SAM-dependent methyltransferase, with the protein MPPKPGPIERGGVARSFDAHARTYDKLVGSNPGYHAHLRLTAKRMGIPNRGRGLRLLDVGCGTGASTAALLDAAPEAEIIAVDASAEMLAQAHRKTWPRTVRFVHGNAENLAMSGIVGPFDGILAAYILRNLVHQDAALRQFHRLLRPGAPLAIHEYSVRDSLRSRVVWTMVCWGVIIPMARIRAGSTDLYRYLWRSALQFDGIKALTGRLISAGFEDIRVQTVPGWQQHIVHTFLGRRPPDPTAATAAPAAAADIDPEAITPAEGIDMTKPPA; encoded by the coding sequence GTGCCTCCGAAGCCAGGTCCGATCGAGCGAGGCGGGGTCGCGCGCTCGTTCGACGCCCACGCGCGCACCTACGACAAGCTCGTCGGCTCCAACCCCGGCTACCACGCGCATCTGCGGCTGACCGCCAAGCGGATGGGCATACCGAACCGGGGCCGCGGCCTGCGGCTGCTCGACGTCGGATGCGGTACCGGCGCCTCCACCGCCGCCCTGCTCGACGCCGCCCCCGAGGCGGAGATCATCGCCGTCGACGCGTCGGCCGAGATGCTCGCGCAGGCGCACCGCAAGACGTGGCCGCGCACGGTCCGGTTCGTGCACGGAAACGCCGAGAACCTGGCGATGAGCGGCATCGTGGGGCCGTTCGACGGGATCCTCGCCGCGTACATCCTGCGCAACCTGGTGCACCAGGACGCCGCGCTGCGCCAGTTCCACCGGCTCCTGCGTCCCGGCGCACCGCTCGCGATCCACGAGTACTCCGTGCGCGACTCGCTGCGCAGCCGCGTCGTCTGGACGATGGTCTGCTGGGGCGTGATCATCCCCATGGCGCGAATCCGCGCCGGCTCCACCGACCTCTACCGCTACCTGTGGCGCAGCGCGCTGCAGTTCGACGGCATCAAGGCCCTCACCGGGCGCCTCATCTCGGCCGGCTTCGAGGACATCCGGGTGCAGACGGTCCCGGGCTGGCAGCAGCACATCGTGCACACGTTCCTCGGCAGGCGACCGCCCGACCCGACTGCTGCCACGGCCGCCCCTGCCGCCGCGGCGGACATCGACCCGGAAGCGATCACACCGGCCGAAGGCATCGACATGACGAAGCCGCCTGCCTGA
- a CDS encoding metallophosphoesterase family protein, protein MVRALAVSDEVEAALCAGAAGRLGVGLVIAAGDLPFDYLAELCDQVDRPGVLVPGNHDPDISGYSQRAGMWLRAGLPARWPGPAGFVDADGRVVDVAGVRVAGLGGCVRYRPGPNQWTQAQQARRARRLVRAARRRTRADGRPVDVLLTHAPPRHCGDRPDPPHHGFECLHDVVAALRPRLLVHGHIHPYGERVPDRMIGNTRVVNVVGRKLLEL, encoded by the coding sequence ATGGTCCGCGCCCTTGCCGTCAGCGACGAGGTCGAGGCCGCACTCTGCGCAGGCGCGGCCGGGCGACTGGGTGTCGGTCTCGTCATCGCGGCCGGTGACCTGCCGTTCGACTACCTGGCCGAGCTCTGCGACCAGGTCGACCGCCCCGGCGTGCTCGTCCCCGGTAACCACGACCCCGACATCTCGGGCTACTCGCAGCGAGCCGGGATGTGGCTGCGCGCCGGGTTGCCGGCGCGCTGGCCGGGCCCCGCGGGTTTCGTCGACGCCGACGGCCGCGTGGTCGACGTCGCCGGGGTGCGCGTGGCCGGCCTCGGCGGCTGCGTGCGCTACCGGCCCGGACCGAACCAGTGGACCCAGGCCCAGCAGGCCCGCCGGGCCCGGCGGCTGGTGCGGGCCGCGCGGCGGCGCACCCGGGCCGACGGCAGACCGGTGGACGTGCTGCTCACGCACGCCCCGCCGCGCCACTGCGGCGACCGCCCCGACCCGCCGCACCACGGGTTCGAGTGCCTGCACGACGTGGTCGCGGCGCTGCGTCCGCGCCTGCTCGTGCACGGCCACATCCACCCGTACGGCGAGCGTGTCCCGGACCGGATGATCGGGAACACCCGCGTGGTGAACGTCGTGGGCCGAAAGCTGCTGGAGCTGTAG
- a CDS encoding ParB N-terminal domain-containing protein — MADTGFPNVDAEHDFLRARRKEVLSRLAAWLRREPDDISEVLPFDEVVSALGRTGERRLGLQVIPLDSIVGSVDRTRDFDRWFRPRSGRSRERWERLARAQRRGEAIPPIDVYRVGELHFVKDGHHRVSVAHALGFRSIDAFVTEVTTKIDATGISRRGDLITKDLRRVFLDRVPLPGPALATILVTTAWSYALLSEEVEAWGFRLMQQERRFLDRETVARRWYAEEYRPVVRMLAQADLIGERTEAEAYLHLAGQRYKLMRTHRWDDEVIERLRSDKDD, encoded by the coding sequence ATGGCGGACACGGGGTTCCCCAACGTCGATGCGGAGCACGACTTCCTGCGAGCCCGCCGCAAGGAGGTGCTCTCGCGGCTGGCGGCGTGGCTGCGCCGCGAGCCGGACGACATCTCGGAGGTCCTGCCGTTCGACGAGGTCGTGTCCGCGCTCGGCCGCACGGGCGAGAGGCGGCTCGGGCTGCAGGTCATCCCGCTCGACTCGATCGTGGGCAGCGTCGACCGCACCCGCGACTTCGACCGCTGGTTCCGCCCGCGATCCGGCCGCAGCCGGGAGCGGTGGGAGCGGCTGGCAAGGGCGCAGCGCCGCGGCGAGGCGATCCCGCCGATCGACGTCTACCGCGTGGGCGAGCTGCACTTCGTCAAGGACGGACACCACCGGGTCTCGGTGGCGCACGCGCTCGGCTTCCGCTCGATCGACGCCTTCGTCACGGAGGTCACCACGAAGATCGACGCCACCGGCATCTCCCGGCGGGGCGACCTCATCACCAAGGACCTGCGCCGGGTGTTCCTCGACCGGGTGCCGCTGCCCGGGCCCGCGCTCGCGACCATCCTCGTGACGACCGCGTGGTCGTACGCGCTGCTCAGCGAGGAGGTGGAGGCGTGGGGCTTCCGGCTCATGCAGCAGGAGCGCCGCTTCCTCGACCGCGAGACGGTGGCCCGGCGCTGGTACGCGGAGGAGTACCGCCCCGTGGTGCGGATGCTCGCCCAGGCCGACCTGATCGGCGAGCGCACCGAGGCCGAGGCGTACCTGCACCTGGCCGGCCAGCGGTACAAGCTGATGCGCACCCACCGCTGGGACGACGAGGTGATCGAGCGCCTGCGCTCCGACAAGGACGACTGA
- a CDS encoding ABC transporter ATP-binding protein yields MADIVLDHITKRYPDGTIGVDNATFEIADGEFIILVGPSGCGKSTTLNMIAGLEDISDGELRIGGERVNEKAPKDRDIAMVFQSYALYPHMTVRENMGFPLKLAKVDKAEINRKVEEAAQILDLTHHLDRKPANMSGGQRQRVAMGRAIVRSPKAFLMDEPLSNLDAKLRVQMRTMVSKLQHRLQTTTVYVTHDQTEAMTLGDRIVVMRGGKIQQIGSPQVLYDTPANLFVAGFIGSPAMNFLPAKAEEGVFRTPLGDLPITDELRRTLEAGNAPREVIIGIRPEHFEDATLVEEQQKSRGAVFTAQVDVLESMGSDKFAYFSVEGEQAMSDDLADLAADAGTADVPGGDSGTLVTRLSAESGVRQGERSEVWVDTGKIQVFEPASGKNLTTRESTPVAAG; encoded by the coding sequence GTGGCTGACATCGTCCTGGACCACATCACCAAGCGCTACCCCGACGGAACGATCGGCGTCGACAACGCCACGTTCGAGATCGCCGACGGCGAGTTCATCATCCTGGTCGGCCCGTCCGGGTGCGGGAAGTCGACCACGCTCAACATGATCGCCGGGCTCGAGGACATCTCCGACGGTGAGCTGCGCATCGGCGGCGAGCGCGTCAACGAGAAGGCGCCGAAGGACCGCGACATCGCGATGGTGTTCCAGTCCTACGCGCTCTACCCGCACATGACGGTGCGCGAGAACATGGGCTTCCCGCTCAAGCTCGCCAAGGTCGACAAGGCGGAGATCAACCGCAAGGTCGAGGAGGCCGCGCAGATCCTCGACCTCACCCACCACCTGGACCGCAAGCCCGCCAACATGTCCGGCGGCCAGCGGCAGCGGGTGGCGATGGGCCGTGCGATCGTCCGCAGCCCGAAGGCGTTCCTCATGGACGAGCCGCTGTCCAACCTCGACGCCAAGCTGCGCGTGCAGATGCGCACGATGGTCTCGAAGCTGCAGCACCGCCTCCAGACCACCACGGTCTACGTCACCCACGACCAGACCGAGGCGATGACGCTCGGCGACCGGATCGTCGTCATGCGCGGCGGGAAGATCCAGCAGATCGGCTCCCCGCAGGTGCTCTACGACACCCCGGCCAACCTCTTCGTCGCCGGGTTCATCGGCTCGCCCGCCATGAACTTCCTGCCCGCGAAGGCGGAGGAGGGCGTGTTCCGCACCCCGCTGGGGGACCTGCCGATCACCGACGAGCTGCGCCGCACCCTCGAGGCGGGCAACGCGCCCCGCGAAGTGATCATCGGCATCCGGCCGGAGCACTTCGAGGACGCCACGCTCGTGGAGGAGCAACAGAAGTCCCGGGGCGCTGTGTTCACCGCACAGGTCGACGTGCTGGAGTCGATGGGCTCGGACAAGTTCGCCTACTTCAGCGTGGAGGGCGAGCAGGCCATGTCCGACGACCTGGCCGACCTGGCCGCCGACGCCGGCACGGCGGACGTGCCCGGCGGCGACTCGGGCACGCTGGTCACCCGCCTGTCGGCGGAGTCCGGCGTGCGTCAGGGTGAGCGCTCCGAGGTGTGGGTCGACACCGGCAAGATCCAGGTGTTCGAACCGGCGAGCGGGAAGAACCTGACCACCCGCGAGAGCACCCCCGTCGCGGCGGGCTAG
- a CDS encoding carbohydrate ABC transporter permease, translating into MAVATTGAAKSKWAVANTLVLIYALVPVLWILSLSFKPASTITDGNFIPREWTLENYAQVFGVSLFTSALINSIGIAIIATVLAVVIGTMAAYAIARLRFPGKGLLVGISLLIAMFPPISLVSPLFDIERAIGLFDTWPGLILPYITFSLPLAIYTLSAFFREIPWELEKAAKMDGATPLQAFRSVIVPLAAPGVFTTAILVFIFCWNDFLFALSLTSTERSQTATVAIANFTGASEFAEPTGSIAAAAVLLTIPIIIFVFFFQRRIVAGLTSGAVKG; encoded by the coding sequence ATGGCCGTCGCGACGACCGGAGCCGCGAAGAGCAAGTGGGCCGTGGCCAACACGCTGGTGCTGATCTACGCGCTCGTCCCGGTGCTGTGGATCCTCAGCCTGTCGTTCAAGCCGGCGAGCACCATCACCGACGGCAACTTCATCCCGCGGGAATGGACGCTCGAGAACTACGCCCAGGTGTTCGGGGTCTCGCTGTTCACCAGCGCGCTGATCAACTCGATCGGCATCGCGATCATCGCAACCGTGCTCGCCGTCGTGATCGGCACGATGGCGGCGTACGCGATCGCCCGGCTGCGGTTCCCCGGCAAGGGCCTGCTCGTGGGCATCTCGCTGCTGATCGCGATGTTCCCGCCGATCTCGCTGGTGAGCCCGCTGTTCGACATCGAACGGGCCATCGGCCTGTTCGACACGTGGCCCGGCCTGATCCTGCCCTACATCACGTTCTCGCTGCCGCTGGCGATCTACACGCTCTCGGCGTTCTTCCGCGAGATCCCGTGGGAGCTGGAGAAGGCCGCCAAGATGGACGGTGCCACCCCGCTGCAGGCGTTCCGGTCGGTGATCGTGCCGCTCGCCGCGCCCGGCGTGTTCACCACCGCCATCCTGGTGTTCATCTTCTGCTGGAACGACTTCCTGTTCGCACTCTCGCTGACCTCCACCGAACGCTCGCAGACGGCCACCGTCGCGATCGCGAACTTCACCGGGGCCAGCGAGTTCGCCGAGCCGACCGGCTCGATCGCGGCGGCCGCGGTGCTGCTCACGATCCCGATCATCATCTTCGTGTTCTTCTTCCAGCGGCGCATCGTCGCCGGTCTGACCTCCGGCGCAGTGAAGGGCTGA